From Rubrobacter naiadicus, the proteins below share one genomic window:
- a CDS encoding MBL fold metallo-hydrolase, with amino-acid sequence MKQVADGVFALELEMNLSGRSRVIHPVLIAGAEGATLVDAGLPGQLDDLRREVAAAGADFGDIRRVVLTHQDIDHIGALPEVVGALEGDVEVLAHEDDRPYIEGERTPIKLSPERLARMVSSLPGDERRRMESLLASPPSARLTRTLSDGEVLPVHGGIRVIHTPGHTPGHISLFLEGARVLISGDELNVEDGELVGPAEGATPDMERALASLAKLAPCDVEYVICYHGGVYGPGARERISALAEGR; translated from the coding sequence GTGAAGCAGGTTGCAGACGGCGTCTTCGCGCTCGAGCTCGAGATGAACCTCTCGGGACGCAGCCGCGTGATCCACCCGGTCCTCATCGCCGGGGCCGAGGGCGCGACGCTCGTGGACGCAGGGCTCCCCGGACAGCTCGACGATCTGAGGCGGGAAGTCGCGGCGGCCGGCGCGGACTTCGGGGATATCCGGCGCGTCGTCCTAACCCACCAGGACATAGACCACATCGGGGCTCTCCCGGAAGTCGTCGGGGCGCTCGAGGGAGACGTCGAGGTCCTGGCGCACGAGGACGACCGGCCGTACATCGAGGGCGAGCGTACCCCGATAAAGCTCAGCCCCGAGCGGTTGGCGCGGATGGTCTCCTCGCTCCCCGGCGATGAGCGGCGGCGTATGGAGAGCCTTCTTGCCAGCCCGCCCTCCGCCAGGCTCACCCGCACCCTCTCCGACGGGGAGGTGCTGCCGGTTCACGGCGGGATAAGGGTCATCCACACCCCCGGCCACACCCCGGGGCACATCAGCCTCTTCCTGGAGGGTGCGCGGGTCCTTATCTCCGGCGACGAGCTCAACGTCGAGGACGGCGAGCTCGTCGGTCCGGCCGAAGGCGCGACCCCGGACATGGAGCGGGCGCTGGCATCCCTCGCGAAGCTCGCGCCCTGCGATGTGGAGTACGTGATCTGCTACCACGGCGGAGTCTACGGCCCGGGGGCCCGGGAGAGGATCTCCGCCCTCGCGGAGGGGAGGTAG
- a CDS encoding aldo/keto reductase: MEYRKIGSLSVSVVGLGCNNFGWRLDERETAGVVAAALDAGVNFFDTADVYGGTRSEEFLGRALGSRREEAVIATKFGSEIDEERKGAHPDYVRRAVEDSLRRLGTDYIDLYQLHRPDPEVPIGETLAALDELVKAGKVREIGCSNFSADQLREAGEVVRDGAARFVSVQNEYSLLHREPEREVLPECERQGMAFLPYFPLANGLLTGKYRRGRPVPEGTRIAGSERFRKLLSEENLEVVERLIAFSEERGHTILDLAFSWLLSRPTVASVIAGATSPEQVRSNASAAGWKLTGDDLDKMETILPG; this comes from the coding sequence ATGGAGTACAGGAAGATCGGCTCGCTCTCGGTCTCGGTCGTCGGGCTGGGATGCAACAACTTCGGGTGGCGGCTCGACGAGCGTGAGACCGCAGGCGTGGTCGCCGCCGCGCTCGATGCGGGCGTAAACTTCTTCGACACCGCGGACGTCTACGGCGGGACCAGAAGCGAGGAGTTCCTCGGACGGGCGCTCGGCTCCCGGCGCGAGGAAGCCGTGATCGCCACCAAGTTCGGCAGCGAGATCGACGAGGAGCGAAAAGGAGCCCACCCCGACTACGTCCGGCGGGCCGTCGAGGACAGCCTCAGGCGCCTCGGCACCGACTACATAGACCTCTACCAGCTCCACCGGCCCGACCCGGAGGTGCCGATAGGAGAGACGCTCGCCGCGCTCGACGAACTGGTGAAGGCGGGGAAGGTGCGTGAGATCGGCTGCTCGAACTTCTCCGCCGACCAGCTCCGGGAGGCCGGGGAGGTGGTGCGCGACGGGGCGGCGCGATTCGTGAGCGTCCAGAACGAGTACAGCCTGCTCCACCGCGAACCGGAGCGGGAGGTGCTCCCCGAGTGCGAGCGGCAGGGAATGGCCTTCCTCCCGTACTTCCCGCTCGCCAACGGCCTCCTCACGGGCAAGTACCGCCGGGGACGGCCCGTACCGGAGGGAACCCGCATAGCCGGAAGCGAACGCTTCAGGAAGCTCCTCTCGGAGGAAAATCTGGAGGTGGTCGAGAGGCTGATCGCCTTCTCCGAAGAGCGTGGGCACACCATCCTCGACCTCGCCTTCTCCTGGCTCCTCTCCCGCCCCACGGTCGCCTCGGTCATCGCGGGGGCGACCTCGCCCGAACAGGTGCGGAGCAACGCCTCCGCCGCCGGGTGGAAGCTTACCGGCGACGATCTGGACAAGATGGAGACCATCCTTCCAGGGTAG